Proteins co-encoded in one Actinomadura luteofluorescens genomic window:
- a CDS encoding 5-(carboxyamino)imidazole ribonucleotide synthase, protein MPVVGMAGGGQLARMTQQAAIALGVSLRVLAGAPDESAARAVSDVRVGNDRALDDLLAFAQGCDVVTFDHEHVPGPHIQKLEATGVPCRPGSAALAHAQDKLVMRERLSELGVPCPAYAPVPSPEPRAFLEAFGREHGWPLVLKSTRGGYDGKGVWIVGDPEEARVADRLQAEGVDLMVEQHVAFGRELAALVARSPYGQGAAYPIVETVQEGGICTEVISPAPGLAKDLAAEAQSLALRVADELGVVGLLAVELFETGDGLLVNELAMRPHNSGHWTIEGARTSQFEQHLRAVLDLPLGSTEPTAPYTVMANVLGGDDPDVYPRYIHVMAHDPGVKVHMYGKESRPGRKIGHVTALGADLAEVRERARHAADYLRWGPAMKDHR, encoded by the coding sequence ATGCCCGTGGTCGGGATGGCGGGCGGAGGGCAGCTCGCCCGGATGACGCAGCAGGCCGCGATCGCGCTCGGCGTGTCGCTGCGCGTGCTCGCCGGGGCGCCGGACGAGTCGGCCGCCAGAGCCGTCTCGGACGTGCGGGTCGGCAACGACCGCGCCCTCGACGACCTGCTGGCCTTCGCCCAGGGCTGCGACGTGGTGACGTTCGACCACGAGCACGTCCCGGGGCCGCACATCCAGAAGCTGGAGGCCACCGGCGTCCCGTGCCGGCCCGGGTCGGCCGCCCTCGCGCACGCCCAGGACAAGCTCGTCATGCGCGAGCGCCTGAGCGAGCTCGGCGTCCCCTGCCCCGCCTACGCGCCCGTCCCCTCGCCCGAGCCGCGGGCGTTCCTGGAGGCGTTCGGCCGCGAGCACGGCTGGCCGCTGGTCCTGAAGTCCACGCGCGGCGGCTACGACGGCAAGGGCGTCTGGATCGTCGGCGATCCCGAGGAGGCGCGGGTCGCCGACCGGCTGCAGGCCGAGGGCGTCGACCTGATGGTGGAGCAGCACGTCGCCTTCGGCCGCGAGCTGGCCGCGCTCGTCGCGCGCTCCCCGTACGGGCAGGGCGCCGCGTACCCGATCGTGGAGACCGTCCAGGAGGGCGGGATCTGCACCGAGGTGATCTCGCCCGCGCCCGGCCTGGCGAAGGACCTCGCCGCCGAGGCGCAGAGCCTCGCCCTGCGCGTCGCAGACGAGCTGGGCGTCGTCGGCCTCCTCGCCGTCGAGCTCTTCGAGACCGGCGACGGCCTGCTGGTGAACGAGCTGGCCATGCGCCCGCACAACTCCGGGCACTGGACGATCGAGGGCGCCCGGACGTCGCAGTTCGAGCAGCACCTGCGGGCCGTCCTCGACCTGCCGCTCGGCTCCACCGAGCCCACGGCCCCCTACACGGTCATGGCCAACGTCCTCGGCGGCGACGACCCGGACGTCTACCCCCGCTACATCCACGTGATGGCCCACGACCCGGGCGTCAAGGTGCACATGTACGGCAAGGAGTCCCGTCCGGGACGCAAGATCGGCCACGTGACCGCGCTCGGCGCCGACCTCGCCGAGGTCCGCGAGCGCGCCCGGCACGCCGCCGACTACCTGCGCTGGGGCCCGGCCATGAAAGATCATCGGTGA
- a CDS encoding LCP family protein, with amino-acid sequence MADGHDSGRGDADPLERYFKPRPGAHAAEDDGDIEGVTIDGMPAPRVPVESPRGPRRPGRGLSPRAATSARRQKRFLTLTGTASAFVLLTSGGAWAFQNYVTGMIDKVSVGGLGKGKDTPKGAMTILVAGVDRREGLTKEQQKAAKLGHEAGERSDTMLLVHVSRDHDSVSVVSLPRDSYVTIPAHKSNGSEGAKGTRISARPGKLTWAYQFGGPDLTVSTIKQATGVSIDHYVEVNFYGFVRMVDAIGGVDVCTEQAVDDKKSGLKLPAGKSHVDGLKALAFARARYSLTGGSDLGRIDRQQQFMAAMLKQALSTKTLGDPVKSTRFLNASLKSLRVDEKLADNLPGLADQMKNLSTDDLTFAKVPLSNPAYDTVLWNAPSPQSTVQWDQHKSHDLFTRLRRDQPLATQSPKPSATPTKKTGDELTVAPDDISVRVLNAIGTRGLATKAGGELRKAGFKVTVAPGVARRGQQTTQILYGPGREDSAKTLAAAIPDAKRKKVASLGSQVQVMVGADWDGADWAGVKEVEVKESPSASPSEGSAIETGTATQKLCG; translated from the coding sequence ATGGCAGACGGGCACGACTCGGGTCGCGGCGACGCCGACCCCCTGGAGCGCTATTTCAAGCCGCGTCCCGGCGCGCACGCGGCCGAGGACGACGGCGACATCGAGGGCGTGACCATCGACGGGATGCCCGCGCCGCGCGTCCCGGTGGAGAGCCCGCGGGGGCCGCGCCGGCCCGGCCGGGGGCTGAGCCCGCGGGCGGCGACGAGCGCGCGGCGGCAGAAGCGCTTCCTCACCCTCACCGGGACGGCCTCGGCGTTCGTGCTGCTCACCTCGGGCGGCGCGTGGGCGTTCCAGAACTACGTCACAGGCATGATCGACAAGGTGTCGGTCGGGGGGCTCGGCAAGGGCAAGGACACGCCCAAGGGGGCCATGACCATCCTGGTGGCGGGCGTCGACCGGCGCGAGGGCCTCACGAAGGAGCAGCAGAAGGCGGCCAAGCTCGGGCACGAGGCGGGCGAGCGCTCCGACACGATGCTGCTGGTGCACGTGTCCCGCGATCACGACAGCGTGTCGGTCGTGAGCCTGCCCCGCGACTCCTACGTGACGATCCCGGCGCACAAGTCGAACGGGTCGGAGGGCGCCAAGGGGACGCGGATCTCGGCCCGTCCGGGCAAGCTCACCTGGGCCTACCAGTTCGGGGGGCCCGACCTCACCGTCAGCACGATCAAGCAGGCGACCGGCGTGTCGATCGACCACTACGTCGAGGTGAACTTCTACGGCTTCGTGCGCATGGTGGACGCGATCGGCGGCGTGGACGTGTGCACCGAGCAGGCCGTCGACGACAAGAAGAGCGGCCTGAAGCTCCCGGCCGGGAAGTCGCACGTGGACGGCCTGAAGGCGCTCGCGTTCGCCCGCGCCCGCTACTCGCTGACGGGCGGCAGCGACCTCGGCCGCATCGACCGGCAGCAGCAGTTCATGGCGGCGATGCTGAAACAGGCGCTGTCGACGAAGACGCTCGGCGACCCGGTCAAGTCCACCAGGTTCCTGAACGCCTCGCTGAAGTCGCTGCGCGTCGACGAGAAGCTGGCCGACAACCTGCCGGGGCTCGCCGACCAGATGAAGAACCTGTCGACCGACGACCTCACCTTCGCGAAGGTGCCGCTGTCGAACCCGGCCTACGACACCGTGCTGTGGAACGCGCCGTCGCCGCAGTCGACCGTCCAGTGGGACCAGCACAAGTCGCACGACCTGTTCACCCGGCTCCGCCGCGACCAGCCGCTCGCGACGCAGAGCCCGAAGCCGAGCGCCACGCCGACGAAGAAGACCGGGGACGAATTGACGGTGGCGCCGGACGACATCTCCGTCCGCGTCCTGAACGCGATCGGCACCCGCGGCCTGGCCACCAAGGCGGGCGGCGAGCTCCGCAAGGCCGGCTTCAAGGTGACCGTCGCGCCGGGGGTGGCGCGGCGCGGGCAGCAGACGACACAGATCCTGTACGGCCCGGGCCGGGAGGACTCGGCCAAGACCCTCGCCGCCGCGATCCCCGACGCCAAGCGCAAGAAGGTCGCCTCGCTCGGCTCCCAGGTGCAGGTGATGGTCGGCGCGGACTGGGACGGCGCCGACTGGGCCGGCGTGAAGGAGGTCGAGGTGAAGGAGTCGCCGAGCGCGTCGCCTTCGGAAGGGTCCGCCATCGAGACCGGCACGGCCACCCAGAAGCTCTGCGGCTGA
- a CDS encoding glycerophosphodiester phosphodiesterase translates to MIFENTPTVIGHRGFGSGEVVPPGAREAVAENTLPSMLAAVEAGLSWIEIDVTRTADDVLVLRHDPTTVDGDHLVDLPATASGLPRLTEIFDALPPEVAVDVDVKTVLEDALDEPSRRTGALLAPVLRREAERRRLLVTSFDPSLLMLLREEAPGVPLGLLTWLRFPLWHAVPAAAGLGMDVVAVHTGSCGIEHPDTRLRPLEHCVEIAHKAGLEAIAWCPSAEAAPTYAAAGFDAMVVNDVPGVLAAV, encoded by the coding sequence GTGATCTTCGAGAACACCCCCACCGTCATCGGCCACCGCGGCTTCGGCTCGGGCGAGGTCGTCCCGCCCGGGGCGCGGGAGGCCGTCGCCGAGAACACGCTGCCCTCGATGCTCGCCGCGGTGGAGGCGGGCCTGTCCTGGATCGAGATCGACGTGACGCGGACCGCCGACGACGTCCTCGTCCTGCGGCACGACCCGACGACCGTGGACGGCGACCACCTGGTCGACCTGCCCGCGACCGCGAGCGGCCTGCCGCGGCTCACCGAGATCTTCGACGCGCTGCCGCCGGAGGTGGCGGTGGACGTGGACGTGAAGACCGTGCTGGAGGACGCGCTGGACGAGCCGTCCCGCCGCACCGGCGCGCTCCTGGCCCCGGTGCTGAGGCGGGAGGCGGAGCGGCGCCGGCTGCTCGTCACCTCGTTCGACCCGTCGCTGCTGATGCTCCTGCGCGAGGAGGCGCCGGGCGTCCCGCTCGGGCTGCTGACGTGGCTGCGGTTCCCGCTGTGGCACGCCGTCCCGGCCGCGGCGGGCCTCGGCATGGACGTCGTCGCGGTGCACACCGGGTCGTGCGGCATCGAGCACCCCGACACGCGGCTGCGGCCGCTGGAGCACTGCGTGGAGATCGCGCACAAGGCGGGCCTGGAGGCGATCGCCTGGTGCCCGTCGGCCGAGGCCGCCCCGACCTACGCGGCGGCCGGGTTCGACGCGATGGTGGTCAACGACGTCCCCGGCGTGCTCGCGGCCGTCTGA
- the ispD gene encoding 2-C-methyl-D-erythritol 4-phosphate cytidylyltransferase, whose translation MATRTVAVVLAGGVGERMGAGRPKQLMEVGGRPILAHAVGAFDAHPDVGEVVVVMAPGHLREAAAIAAPFRKTAAVIEGGATRTASTVAALRLLEDRPDDVRVLFHDAARPFVDRPVIDRVLDALDACEAVAVGVPSADTIVVVEDGTVASMPPRETLTRFQTPQGFRLGTIRKAYELALADPGLRATDDCGIVHRYLPDVPIRVVAGSERNLKVTQPLDAVIAEHLASEEAP comes from the coding sequence ATGGCGACGCGGACGGTTGCGGTGGTGCTCGCCGGCGGGGTCGGCGAGCGCATGGGCGCCGGGCGCCCCAAACAGCTCATGGAGGTCGGCGGGCGCCCGATCCTGGCGCACGCGGTCGGCGCGTTCGATGCGCATCCGGACGTCGGCGAGGTCGTGGTGGTGATGGCGCCCGGGCATCTGCGCGAGGCGGCGGCGATCGCCGCGCCGTTCCGCAAGACCGCGGCGGTGATCGAGGGCGGCGCGACCCGGACCGCGTCCACGGTGGCGGCCCTGCGCCTGCTGGAGGACCGCCCGGACGACGTCCGCGTCCTGTTCCACGACGCGGCCCGCCCGTTCGTCGACCGCCCGGTCATCGACCGCGTGCTCGACGCCCTGGACGCCTGCGAGGCCGTCGCGGTCGGCGTGCCGTCGGCCGACACGATCGTGGTGGTCGAGGACGGGACGGTCGCCTCGATGCCGCCGCGTGAGACGCTGACCCGGTTCCAGACGCCGCAGGGGTTCCGCCTCGGCACGATCCGCAAGGCCTACGAGCTGGCCCTCGCCGACCCGGGGCTGCGCGCCACCGACGACTGCGGGATCGTGCACCGCTACCTGCCGGACGTCCCGATCCGGGTCGTGGCGGGCAGCGAGCGCAACCTCAAGGTCACCCAGCCACTCGACGCCGTCATCGCCGAACATCTCGCCAGCGAGGAAGCACCGTGA
- a CDS encoding thioesterase family protein — MGEDVPAESFYEALGGGRFASTAATAGPWSPGLQHGGPFSALVGRAFERHDPVPGTRLARVTVEILSPVPVAELEVAVRVVRPGRRVAFLEGEIAHEGRPVARASAWRIMAAPSRLEPVVHAAAPPDLPGTPEPFGEWAGMHRDGYLSAMEWRLVRGAFGEPGPGTVWARPRIPLVAGEADTPLVRALTLADSASGVGSQLDVAEWLIINTDVTVALHRDPVGEWLCLAASLDAAPGGSALCQGTLADRSGELGRVLQTLLVDERPPG; from the coding sequence ATGGGCGAGGACGTGCCGGCCGAGTCGTTCTACGAGGCGCTCGGCGGGGGGCGGTTCGCCTCCACGGCCGCGACGGCGGGCCCGTGGTCGCCGGGCCTCCAGCACGGCGGGCCGTTCTCGGCCCTCGTCGGGCGGGCCTTCGAGCGGCACGACCCCGTCCCCGGCACCCGGCTGGCGCGGGTGACCGTCGAGATCCTCAGCCCCGTGCCCGTGGCGGAGCTGGAGGTCGCCGTGCGCGTGGTCCGCCCCGGCCGGAGGGTCGCCTTCCTCGAAGGCGAGATCGCGCACGAGGGGCGGCCGGTCGCCCGCGCGAGCGCCTGGCGGATCATGGCGGCCCCGTCCCGGCTGGAGCCCGTCGTGCACGCCGCCGCGCCGCCGGACCTGCCCGGGACGCCGGAGCCGTTCGGCGAGTGGGCGGGCATGCACCGGGACGGCTACCTGTCCGCGATGGAGTGGCGGCTCGTCCGCGGCGCCTTCGGCGAGCCCGGCCCGGGGACGGTCTGGGCGCGGCCGCGGATCCCGCTGGTGGCGGGCGAGGCCGACACGCCCCTCGTCCGCGCGCTGACGCTCGCCGACAGCGCCTCCGGCGTCGGCAGCCAGCTCGACGTGGCCGAGTGGCTGATCATCAACACCGACGTGACCGTCGCGCTGCACCGCGACCCCGTGGGCGAGTGGCTGTGCCTGGCCGCGTCCCTGGACGCCGCCCCGGGCGGCAGCGCGCTCTGCCAGGGGACGCTCGCCGACCGCTCCGGCGAGCTCGGCCGCGTCCTGCAGACCCTCCTCGTGGACGAGCGCCCGCCCGGCTGA
- a CDS encoding UDP-glucose dehydrogenase family protein, translating to MSHRLTVIGTGYLGATHAACMADLGFEVLGLDVDAEKIARLSAGDLPVYEPGLEPVLRRGLETGRLRFTTSYEEVAEFGDVHFVCVGTPQKAGEYAADLSYVDGAIAALAPLLERPCLVVGKSTVPVGTAARLGEALAKAAPAGEDAVLAWNPEFLREGFAVQDTLHPDRIVAGLPADQGAAEHAEKVLREVYRTMIAEGTPFITADFPTAELVKVSANAFLATKISFINAMAEVCEAAHADVTKLSEALSYDDRIGGKFLGPGLGFGGGCLPKDIRAFMARAGELGADQALTFLREVDEINIRRRIRMVDLARQLLGGSFAGRTVGVLGAAFKPNSDDVRDSPALDVAASIRAQGARVTVYDPQAMRNARRAQPTLEYGESAMSAVQDAHAVLLLTEWAEFRDMNPAVVAEAVAERNIVDGRNALDPERWRAAGWNYRALGRP from the coding sequence TTGTCCCACCGGCTGACGGTCATCGGAACCGGTTACCTCGGCGCGACCCACGCGGCGTGCATGGCCGACCTGGGTTTCGAGGTGCTGGGCCTCGACGTGGACGCGGAGAAGATCGCGCGGCTCTCGGCCGGCGACCTGCCCGTGTACGAGCCGGGCCTCGAACCCGTGCTGCGCAGGGGCCTGGAGACCGGGCGGCTGCGCTTCACCACGTCCTACGAGGAGGTCGCGGAGTTCGGCGACGTCCACTTCGTGTGCGTGGGGACCCCGCAGAAGGCCGGGGAGTACGCGGCCGACCTGTCCTACGTCGACGGCGCGATCGCGGCGCTGGCGCCGCTGCTGGAGCGGCCCTGCCTGGTCGTCGGCAAGTCGACCGTGCCGGTCGGGACGGCCGCGCGGCTCGGCGAGGCGCTTGCCAAGGCGGCGCCGGCGGGCGAGGACGCGGTGCTCGCCTGGAACCCCGAGTTCCTGCGCGAGGGCTTCGCCGTCCAGGACACCCTGCACCCCGACCGGATCGTCGCCGGGCTGCCCGCCGACCAGGGCGCCGCCGAGCACGCCGAGAAGGTGCTCCGCGAGGTCTACCGGACGATGATCGCCGAGGGGACCCCCTTCATCACCGCCGACTTCCCCACCGCCGAGCTGGTCAAGGTGTCGGCGAACGCGTTCCTCGCCACCAAGATCTCGTTCATCAACGCGATGGCGGAGGTGTGCGAGGCCGCGCACGCGGACGTGACGAAGCTCTCGGAGGCGCTGTCCTACGACGACCGGATCGGCGGCAAGTTCCTCGGCCCGGGCCTCGGGTTCGGCGGCGGCTGCCTCCCCAAGGACATCCGGGCGTTCATGGCCCGGGCGGGCGAGCTCGGCGCCGACCAGGCGCTGACCTTCCTGCGCGAGGTCGACGAGATCAACATCCGGCGCCGGATCCGGATGGTGGACCTCGCCCGGCAGCTGCTCGGCGGCTCCTTCGCCGGGCGGACGGTCGGCGTCCTCGGCGCCGCGTTCAAGCCGAACTCCGACGACGTGCGCGACTCCCCCGCGCTGGACGTGGCCGCCTCCATCCGCGCCCAGGGCGCCAGGGTGACCGTCTACGACCCGCAGGCCATGCGGAACGCGCGCCGCGCCCAGCCGACGCTGGAGTACGGCGAGTCGGCGATGTCGGCCGTGCAGGACGCGCACGCCGTCCTGCTGCTGACCGAGTGGGCCGAGTTCCGGGACATGAACCCGGCCGTGGTCGCCGAGGCCGTGGCGGAGCGCAACATCGTGGACGGGCGCAACGCGCTCGACCCCGAGCGGTGGCGCGCGGCGGGGTGGAACTACCGGGCCCTGGGACGCCCGTGA
- the purE gene encoding 5-(carboxyamino)imidazole ribonucleotide mutase — MGSDSDWPVMEGAARALEEFGVPYEADVVSAHRMPHDMIAYGEDAAARGLRVIIAGAGGAAHLPGMLASVTPLPVIGVPVPLKYLDGMDSLLSIVQMPAGVPVATVAVGAARNAGLLAVRILAASDDGLRAKMAVFQRHLYGEAKAKGARLRERL; from the coding sequence ATGGGGAGCGACTCGGACTGGCCCGTGATGGAGGGCGCCGCCCGGGCGCTGGAGGAGTTCGGCGTCCCCTACGAGGCCGACGTGGTGTCCGCGCACCGCATGCCGCACGACATGATCGCCTACGGGGAGGACGCGGCCGCCCGCGGCCTCCGCGTGATCATCGCGGGGGCGGGCGGCGCCGCGCACCTGCCGGGCATGCTGGCCTCGGTGACGCCGCTGCCGGTGATCGGCGTGCCCGTCCCGCTGAAGTACCTGGACGGGATGGACTCGCTGCTGTCGATCGTGCAGATGCCCGCGGGCGTCCCCGTCGCGACCGTGGCGGTCGGCGCGGCCCGCAACGCCGGGCTGCTGGCCGTCCGGATCCTGGCCGCCTCCGACGACGGTCTGCGGGCCAAGATGGCCGTGTTCCAGCGGCACCTCTACGGAGAGGCCAAGGCGAAGGGCGCGCGGCTGCGAGAGCGGCTCTGA
- a CDS encoding acyl-CoA dehydrogenase family protein, whose translation MSPDFPTYAPSEEHELLRRSVRELAEAKIAPFAAEVDEESRFPQEALDALVSGDLHAVHVPESYGGAGADALATVIVIEEVARVCASSSLIPAVNKLGTVPVLLAGSEGLKERFLPAVARGDAMFSYALSEADAGSDAAGMRTRAVRDGDHWVLDGAKMWITNAGVSRFYTVMAVTEPGAGARGISAFVVDSQEDAGVSFGAKERKLGIKGSPTRQVVLEGVRVPADRMIGEPGTGFRTALATLDHTRITIAAQALGIAQGALDFAVGYVKQRRQFGKAVADFQGVQFMLADMAMRLEGARQLTYHAAVKSERAMGGERVPDLTFVSSACKTLASDVAMDVTTDAVQLLGGYGYTREFPVERMMRDAKITQIYEGTNQIQRMVMARQLLK comes from the coding sequence ATGAGTCCTGATTTTCCCACGTACGCGCCGTCGGAGGAGCACGAGCTGTTGCGGCGTTCGGTGCGTGAGCTGGCCGAGGCCAAGATCGCTCCTTTCGCGGCGGAGGTGGACGAGGAGTCGCGGTTCCCGCAGGAGGCGTTGGACGCGCTGGTGTCGGGTGATCTGCATGCGGTGCACGTGCCGGAATCGTACGGGGGTGCGGGGGCCGATGCGCTGGCGACGGTGATCGTGATCGAGGAGGTGGCGCGGGTGTGCGCGTCCTCGTCGTTGATCCCGGCGGTGAACAAGCTGGGGACGGTTCCGGTGCTTCTGGCGGGGTCGGAGGGGTTGAAGGAGCGGTTCCTTCCGGCGGTGGCGCGGGGGGATGCGATGTTCTCGTATGCGTTGTCGGAGGCGGATGCGGGGTCGGACGCGGCGGGGATGCGGACGCGTGCGGTGCGTGATGGGGATCACTGGGTGCTGGACGGCGCGAAGATGTGGATCACCAATGCGGGGGTGTCGCGTTTCTACACGGTGATGGCGGTGACCGAGCCGGGTGCGGGGGCGCGGGGGATCTCGGCGTTCGTGGTGGACTCGCAGGAGGATGCGGGGGTGTCGTTCGGGGCCAAGGAGCGCAAGTTGGGGATCAAGGGGTCGCCGACGCGTCAGGTGGTGCTGGAGGGGGTGCGGGTTCCGGCCGATCGGATGATCGGTGAGCCGGGGACGGGGTTCAGGACGGCGCTGGCGACGTTGGACCATACGCGGATCACGATCGCGGCGCAGGCGCTGGGGATCGCGCAGGGGGCGCTGGATTTCGCGGTGGGGTATGTCAAGCAGCGGCGGCAGTTCGGCAAGGCGGTCGCGGATTTCCAGGGTGTGCAGTTCATGCTGGCCGACATGGCGATGCGGTTGGAGGGGGCGCGGCAGCTGACGTATCACGCGGCGGTGAAGTCCGAGCGGGCAATGGGCGGGGAGCGGGTGCCGGATCTGACGTTCGTGTCGTCGGCGTGCAAGACGCTGGCCTCGGATGTGGCGATGGACGTGACGACCGACGCGGTGCAGTTGCTGGGCGGGTACGGGTACACGCGGGAGTTCCCGGTGGAGCGGATGATGCGCGACGCCAAGATCACCCAGATCTACGAGGGCACCAACCAGATCCAGCGCATGGTCATGGCCCGCCAGCTCCTCAAGTAG
- a CDS encoding CoA-binding protein, which yields MSADFADQAVIRRLLNESRTWAFVGLGDNPAREVHSQARLMQERGKRIIPVHPEAREVLGEKGYASLADVPDASEVDVVGVYRRAEHAGQAVDEAIAAGAKAVWLPLQVIDEAAARRARDAGLDVVMDRCPAVEWALRR from the coding sequence ATGAGCGCTGACTTCGCCGACCAGGCCGTGATCCGCCGCCTGCTGAACGAGTCGAGGACGTGGGCCTTCGTCGGCCTCGGGGACAACCCGGCGCGGGAGGTCCACAGCCAGGCCCGGCTGATGCAGGAGCGCGGGAAGCGGATCATCCCCGTGCACCCGGAGGCGCGCGAGGTGCTGGGCGAGAAGGGGTACGCCTCCCTCGCCGACGTCCCCGACGCCTCCGAGGTGGACGTGGTGGGCGTCTACCGCCGCGCCGAGCACGCCGGTCAGGCGGTGGACGAGGCGATCGCGGCGGGCGCGAAGGCGGTGTGGCTGCCGCTCCAGGTGATCGACGAGGCGGCGGCCCGGCGCGCCAGGGACGCCGGGCTCGACGTCGTCATGGACCGCTGCCCCGCCGTCGAGTGGGCCCTGCGGCGCTGA
- a CDS encoding glycosyltransferase family 2 protein, which produces MNQETRYAVKPLPDSGQRTWPAVSVVMPVLNEERHLTDAVRRILSQDYPGELELVLAIGPSRDRTEEIARKLAAEDARVVVVANPTGRTPQGLNIAIKASQYSIIVRVDGHSLLPADYVRAAVETMEETGADNVGGIMAAEGVTAFEKAVARAMTSKLGVGNARFHTGGEAGDVETVYLGTFRRSALDRVGGYDETFTRAQDWEMNHRIRQTGGRIYFTPRMRVTYRPRPNLRALARQYFHTGRWRRVVGREHQGTLNLRYLAPPIAVVAMTAGVVAGLFGFWPGWILPGGYAAAMIAGAAVEGRGLPLAAWIRLPLVFATMHLTWGVGFLTSPPRLGQPAPIKPGESVQ; this is translated from the coding sequence ATGAACCAGGAAACCCGCTACGCCGTGAAGCCCCTTCCCGACTCCGGTCAGCGCACGTGGCCCGCCGTCTCGGTGGTGATGCCGGTCCTCAACGAGGAGCGCCACCTGACCGACGCCGTGCGCCGCATCCTCAGCCAGGACTACCCGGGCGAGCTGGAGCTCGTGCTCGCCATCGGGCCGTCCCGCGACCGCACCGAGGAGATCGCCCGCAAGCTCGCCGCCGAGGACGCGCGCGTCGTCGTCGTCGCGAACCCGACGGGGCGCACCCCGCAGGGCCTCAACATCGCGATCAAGGCGTCGCAGTACTCGATCATCGTCCGGGTGGACGGGCACTCCCTGCTGCCCGCCGACTACGTGCGCGCCGCCGTCGAGACGATGGAGGAGACCGGCGCCGACAACGTCGGCGGGATCATGGCGGCCGAGGGCGTCACCGCGTTCGAGAAGGCCGTCGCGCGCGCGATGACCTCCAAGCTCGGCGTCGGCAACGCCCGCTTCCACACCGGGGGCGAGGCGGGCGACGTGGAGACGGTCTACCTCGGCACGTTCCGCCGCAGCGCGCTCGACCGCGTCGGCGGCTACGACGAGACGTTCACCCGCGCGCAGGACTGGGAGATGAACCACCGCATCCGGCAGACCGGCGGCCGGATCTACTTCACCCCGCGCATGCGCGTCACCTACCGGCCCCGGCCCAACCTGCGGGCCCTCGCCCGGCAGTACTTCCACACCGGGCGCTGGCGGCGCGTCGTCGGGCGCGAGCACCAGGGCACGCTCAACCTGCGCTACCTCGCGCCGCCGATCGCCGTCGTGGCGATGACGGCGGGCGTGGTCGCGGGGCTGTTCGGGTTCTGGCCCGGCTGGATCCTGCCCGGCGGGTACGCCGCCGCGATGATCGCCGGCGCCGCCGTGGAGGGGCGGGGGCTGCCCTTGGCCGCCTGGATCCGGCTCCCGCTCGTCTTCGCCACCATGCACCTGACCTGGGGCGTCGGCTTCCTGACCAGCCCGCCGCGGCTCGGCCAGCCCGCTCCGATCAAACCCGGCGAATCCGTACAGTAA
- a CDS encoding GtrA family protein — MSLVAKIHRRFAHLVRELAQFGSVGAIAFVITFAIGNGLHTGLGVGPLTSNGVATVIATTFSYLANRYWTFRHRDRTGLGREYVLFFALNGVGLVITELFIGFSHYVLGLDGAVFFNIALIVGTGVATLFRFWSYKKWVFLPASAPHVDPASGLPEAPADGPAAEGPGATRATGAPGRAPGALRPLDRTAGDYAEL, encoded by the coding sequence GTGAGCCTGGTAGCCAAGATCCACCGGCGGTTCGCGCACCTGGTGCGAGAACTGGCCCAGTTCGGCAGCGTGGGCGCCATCGCGTTCGTCATCACCTTCGCGATCGGCAACGGCCTGCACACCGGACTGGGGGTGGGCCCGCTCACGTCCAACGGCGTCGCCACCGTGATCGCGACCACGTTCTCCTACCTGGCCAACCGCTACTGGACGTTCCGGCACCGCGACCGCACCGGCCTCGGCCGCGAGTACGTGCTGTTCTTCGCGCTGAACGGCGTCGGGCTGGTGATCACCGAGCTGTTCATCGGCTTCTCGCACTACGTCCTCGGGCTGGACGGCGCCGTGTTCTTCAACATCGCGCTGATCGTCGGCACCGGGGTGGCGACGCTGTTCCGCTTCTGGTCCTACAAGAAGTGGGTGTTCCTGCCGGCGAGCGCCCCGCACGTCGACCCCGCGTCCGGGCTGCCCGAGGCCCCCGCCGACGGGCCCGCCGCCGAGGGCCCCGGCGCGACCCGCGCGACCGGCGCCCCGGGCCGCGCTCCCGGCGCCCTGCGCCCCCTCGACCGCACCGCCGGCGACTACGCCGAGCTCTGA